Proteins encoded together in one Prunus dulcis chromosome 3, ALMONDv2, whole genome shotgun sequence window:
- the LOC117621873 gene encoding uncharacterized protein LOC117621873 codes for MAGESNFVQPAIPKFDGHYDHWSMLMENFLRSKEFRGLVEAGIPAAAEGVDSTEVQKKTIEDHKLKDLKTKNYLFQAIDRSILETILKKDTAKDIWDSLKQKYQGTTRVKRAQLQALRKEFDVLHMKMGESVNDYFARTLTIANKMRIHGEQMGDVVVIEKILRSMIPKFDYVVCSIEESNDIDILSIDELQSSLLVHEQRMSRHTMEEQALQVTNEAQPGGWSGGRGSY; via the coding sequence ATGGCTGGTGAAAGCAATTTTGTACAGCCAGCCATTCCCAAGTTCGATGGGCACTATGATCATTGGAGCATGCTAATGGAGAATTTTCTGCGATCCAAGGAATTCAGGGGTTTGGTGGAAGCTGGGATCCCTGCAGCAGCAGAAGGGGTGGATTCTACAGAGGTACAGAAGAAGACAATCGAGGATCACAAGCTAAAGGATCTGAAGACAAAGAACTATCTGTTTCAAGCCATTGATCGATCGATTTTGGAGACAATCTTGAAGAAGGATACAGCAAAGGATATTTGGGACTCCTTGAAGCAgaaatatcaaggcacaaccCGAGTCAAACGTGCACAGCTGCAAGCTCTTCGCAAAGAGTTTGATGTGCTTCACATGAAGATGGGAGAATCGGTGAACGATTATTTTGCACGAACTCTCACTATTGCCAACAAAATGAGAATTCACGGAGAACAGATGGGTGATGTGGTGGTCATTGAGAAAATCTTAAGATCCATGATCCCAAAATTTGATTACGTTGTGTGCTCAATTGAGGAGTCAAATGATATTGACATTCTATCCATCGACGAACTTCAAAGCAGTTTGCTAGTTCATGAGCAACGGATGAGTAGACATACTATGGAAGAACAAGCATTGCAAGTCACAAATGAAGCTCAGCCAGGAGGATGGAGTGGGGGTCGCGGCTCTTattga